The window GCATGGCCCTGCATGAGATATTGAGCCCTGTCACAAGCCCCGGCAGCCAGACAAGCCAGGACGGTTTTATCCGCCAGGCGTATTCTGTTTCAAGCATACCGACAATTACATCTTCAAGCTCATCCGGTTCGCATGTGTAGCCGAAAACTCCGTGGCCGGCCCTTTCAATTATCGCGTTGGTAACCGGTCCGGGCGCTTCAAAGTCCATGTCCGCCACCCACATGGGAATGACATCACGGCCCTTATACTTGTCCCACTTGATGCAGGCGGTGTTCCGCCTGTCGATTATCCGGTCAAAATTCGTCATAATTCGATATGAAGATATTAAAATGTTCTACCAGAACTTCCACCAGGGTTTTAAGTTCTCTTTTTCCCATTGATACATATTCTTCCAGGAATCATCACCTTTAAGATATTTGACAAAAACTGCGAGCACTTCTGTTCTATTCAATTTATTCACACTCTGAAATTGAACATCATTACCATCATCATTTCTGCAGCAATATTCTACAACGAACGAATCATTTTTTATTTTTGATGTCTGAACAAAATAATTATCATGATTGAAAAGAATAACAAATTCCTTAAAACCATCGTTAATGAATAATTTTTCCAAATCTTCTTTTGTTGCATTTTCAGTTATTATGCCTTTTTCTGTTTCAATTTTCATTTTATCTCCTCCTTATTAATAATAAAAACCATCATCGCCATCATCATCCGGCAACATATTGCCATGCTCACGGTTCCACTCCTCCTTATGCTCCATAATGATCTGAAACTGGTTGCGCAGGTCAATGAGCTCCTTCGCCCAGAAATTTTCGTTGCCCCAGTCCGGATGGTCGCGTTTGAAGTCAAGGTCGTCACCCTGGCGGGCGCACCAGGCCAGATAATAGATTATACGCATGAAGCGCAGAGGCTCGATGAGCTTAAGCGTCGAATAGTCGAATTCCCTGAATTCTTCATAACCGCTCATTATGAGATCGATTTCACGCTTCGCCCTTGTATAGTGATCAGGCAGCATCAGCCAAAGGTCATGCACGGGTGGCCCTGTCATCATGTCGTCAAGGTCGATCACCATGAGTCCTTCGCCGGGCCTTTCAATCAGGTTTCCCCTGTGGCAGTCACCGTGAATACGTATATATTCTACGCCGCCAAAGAGCCCGGTAATTTCATCCAGAATCTGAAAGCAAAGCTCCTTGAATGCGTCTCTCAACTCGGGGTGAATGAATCCGCCTTCAAGCAGAAATTCTATATCCGCCCGTGTGGATATGCCGGGATGGAGCCTTACCCTGTGAGGCGCATCTTTTTTTGCGCCTACGGCATGTATCCTGCCTATAATACTCCCGACCCTGACCCAGTCTTCATCGTTATTTATCTCGAACATCCTCCCGCCCTTTTTGGGAAATACTGCAAGGTTGATGCCTTCGATATTCATAAGAGTCGATCCGTTAGAGAGCTTAATGGGCGCCACAACAGGGATTTCACCGGCATCGCAGTCGGCGATAAAGGCATGCTCTTCTTCTATAGCCTCCCTGCTCCACCTGCCGGGGCGGTAGAATTTTATCACAAAGCGCTCCGTATCCATTGCCTGCAATTCATAGACACGGTTGATATAGCTCGGGTGCTGTATCAGGAGGCCGGTAAACCTCTTGCCGACAGCTTTTTCGGCAGAATTAATAATCAGGTCCGGTGTCAGGACCTTAAAGTCTGTCATTATTTCTGCTCCACACGGACAGTGAAAAAATTGATATGACAGTGCCCATCAATTTTAAAATCTGAAGCATTATCAGGATTCCGCACCAAAATATCTGGAAAAATTCATCAGCATATCGAGATTACCCTCGGCTTTGTATTTTCCCTCGATGAATGCCGTCCCTCCGTCCACCTTCCCGAACATTATATCCATCCACAGTTCAAAAGGTGTACTGACGATGAGATCAGGTTTGATAAAAGCGATGTCTTCCGAGGTCTCAAGTGTGCCGTTTTCAATATGCAGCATGCATTCCCTTTTAGCTTCGCCGGTGAATATGAACTGAATATCAGCCTTAACACCAGCCGCTGATTCAGGTTTGAAGGCTATTCGCATGATGGCCAGAAATTCCGGGATATTTTCCGCCCTGGGGATAAGTTTCTTTTCCGCGGCTTCCTTTACTGTCACGCCTTCCTTTATGCAGGTCTTCCACCACATGTTGGCAAGGAGCTGGAATGTCTCTTTGTCGATAAGAGGCTGCGTGATCCTTTTCATTATTCCCTCGGATACCGACTTATTTAGAATTATCTCCCGGCCCGCCTCTTTCAATGCATCAAAAATATCCGCCTTTATTTTTCCGAATGCGGAAGAGGCGAGCGTTTCGGCGCCAGGCCTGTAAATTTCAGCGATCAGGTCTTTTTTGTAGATATATCTAAGCCAGGAAGAAAGCTGGTCAAAAATACCCGGATCGGGAAATCCCGCAACCGAAAGGGCCACGACCATTGGGATATTGCACCTCAGAGGGTGGGTAGATCTGCCGTTTTTTTCTATCATGAAAGGTTCGGCCATAGGAAGCGTGCGGTCAATGAACGTCTTCATTCCGGCCGTGACCGAGTAAAAATAAAGGGGAGAAGCAAAAATAACGATGTCGGAGCTAATATATTTCGGGAACAGCTCAGCGGTCATATCGTCTTTGTGGATACATTTGCCCGGGGTTTTCGTCCAGCATGTATAACAGCCGATGCAGTTATGAATTTTTCTGTTCCTGAGATACACGACCTCGACATCGGCAGAGGCGTCTCTCATTCCCTGGACAAGAGGCTCGAGCAGCATTTCGGTCTTGCTTTGACCTCCGCCCCTAGGGCTTGAACTGATCGCCAGAACTTTCATGACCACCTCCGATTTAATAGTTTTATATTAATGCTTTTAATATCACATACAGCACCAGGGTACAAAGACCAGAACCGGTATTAATTATACATGTCATTATTTCAAAGAAGTTTGCCCTGTCCTTTTCCGGCGGCCGGTAACCTCTTTTAATCAGTTTGACAGTGTGTACACTTGCATTGTAAATAATTGCTCAATTGTTATTCAAGTCCAGCGCAGGAGAAGACATGGAAAAAAAGGAAATATTTGATATCATCAAAGAATATTTCATCAGCCAGTTTGAAATTCCGGAGGATAAAATAATAATGGAGGCTCTCCTCAAGGATGACCTGGGGCTGGACAGCATTGACGCTCTCGATATGATAGGAATGCTTGAAGCAAGACTCAATATGGAAATAGAGGGAGAAGAACTCAAACACATCCGTACTGTCAGCGATGTTGTCGAATTTATCCTGAAAAAACTTCAAACCCGGTAAAAAATGGCGGAATTACCCTGGCATACCCTGCTCGGCTTTGAATTGAACAAAGACGGCATTACCGGGCAATTCAATATACCGGCAGATTCTTTATGGTTTGAAGGACATTTCCCCGATGAACCCGTCCTGCCAGGAGTATCGATGCTCTGCATGATAAAGGAGCTTATCAGCAAAGCAAATCCGGTCATCAATATAACAGGCCTCAGGCGCATCCGTTTCAGACAGCTTGTCCATGAAAATGAACTCCTGAATGTGAAAATAACATGGGAAAAAGGACACGGTTCAAAATCCGCTTCCTTTGATATTACCAGCAATGGAAACCTTATCAGTTCAGGATTTATCGAGACAGACGGACCTGTCGGGAACTTGAAATCATGAATATGGACATCGAATCCTACATGCCCCACAGGGGCCGGATGAAACTGATAGAAGATATTCTTGAATCGGACGAGAACAGCTGCAAAGCCATTGCCGTCCCGAAACTTACCTGGCCCTTTCAGAGGCACGAGGGTATTGATCCACTGGTGATTATCGAGCTTATTGCACAGACAACCAGCGCATACGTGGGCTGGTGCAGACGCAATGAAAAAATGATGGGTGGAGCAGGGTTTCTTGTGGGTATTCGCAGTGCCGGGATAGGCCTTACCTGTCTGCCTCTAGACAGCCCTGTTTTTATTTCATGCAAGAGAATGCTGGATATGGACAACTATGGTGTATTTGAAGGCCGTGTTTTTATCAACGACACCACATATGGTACATCCGTCATTCAAGTATACAATCCATGAAGGTAATTTTTTTTTCAGCGTGTATCCTTCTCTGTTCTTATCTTCTCGGTTCGATAAATTTTACTGTAATCATTTTCAGGCTGCTCGGACTTGATGACCCCAGAATGAAGTTTTCAGGTAATCCCGGGACAACAAATGTCTACAGGATAGCAGGGCCTTTCTGGGCGGCGCTGGTTCTTGTCCTCGATATCAGCCGTGCAGGACTGGTATCCATAGCAGCGCTTAAATTGCTTCCTGCTCAGGAAATTGCACTTGCAGGTTTTTTTCTTGTGCTCGGAAACAGATATCCCTGCTTCCATGGTTTTAAAGGCGGCAAAGGCGTGGCCAATTATATGGGTTTTGTCCTGTTCATAATACCTGTCTGGGGAATAATCGTAACCCTGCTCTGGCCTTTGATATACAAACTTGTAAAAATTACTTTCATACCTTCTTTTGTCATAATTACCCTGATGGGAATCGGCTTATCGTTGCATTTTCAGTTCAATCCACTTTTCACAGCCATAACAGCAGCAACCATTCTGCTGATTTTCGCCGGCCACAGAAAAAACGTCAGGCAATACATTTCAAGGGAAAAAAGACTTGATTAAATTTTTTTAAACAGCATTATAGTTTGTGAAAAAAAGATAAAGAAAGGAGACCTGCTTATGAAAAAACTAATGTTAATTATGTTTGTTGTCCCGGCATTCTTTATCATATCATGCGCCAGCACCCTTCAGGTTACAGATATCGACTCCTGGCTCACTACAAAAGCAGCCGGAGTAAATGCAACAGCGAATATTACGGGAACCTGGAAAGACGCACTTAATGAGACCGACTCCTTCATGAGCTGGGGACAGGGTGAATGGACCCAGACTGGAAACATCATAACAGGCAATATCAGCTCTTATGTAATTAAAGGTATCATGTCCGGAAAAACTGTTTATATAGTCCTTTATAACGGGGCCAAAGTAGATTACACAGCCAAGCTTGAACTGAAGAATAACAATGAACTATATGGTAATTACTACAGCTCCCGTGACCCCGGTCAGACAAAACCTACCCCGATGAGCTTCAAGAAAGTCAAATAATACGTTTACTTGAACATCTGACACCGGCGGTCTTGAATCTTTATCGGTTGCCGGTGTCTTCTGTCTGAATCAGTTCAAAGCTCAGTGTGTATCCGCTGACACCTTTTATTTGAAGCGTCATCTTTGAAAACAGGCCGTCTATTACAGGCGGCATAAGGATGGCCTGCCTGATGATCTTTGAATGCCCTTTTAATTCCCTGATAACGGTTTTTTCCTTTTCTTTTTGAAATTCCTTCCTCATATCCATTTTTTCCCAAAGACAATAACAGGAGCCATCCTCATTATTTGAAGCTCTTTTTATATTTCCGTCAGGCTTAATGAAAAGAAAACGGATATCATCTGCAAGCCCTGACGCAAAATCCTTTCTGTTAAGAGGAGGCATCCCCGAATTAATCTTTATTTCCTGGCCTGTAGATTCTGCATCCAGAAGCGTAATGCCTTCTGGAGACAATAGAACCACTTTAATGAAGCCGGTATCAGGATAAATTTCCGTCACCCCTATAAACGTCTGATAACCGCCGAAAGGAAGATCTGCCTCGATTTTATGAACAGCCCGGAATGGTTTTGCCGGAAAAACCGACAGACACTCTTTTTCCGTTCCGGGATTTATTTCTATTTCTGTAACTTGTTCCCTGTGTGCACATTGAAGAAGCATGCAGCAGAGAGGCAATACAAACAAAACGGCTTTTTTCATCTAACTTTAGTGAATATGCCATCAGGCAAAGGTTTGTTGATCTCTGTGTTATCGAACTCCAGGTATGTCGTTGCTCCCTGAACCTCTATAATCTCGATAGCCGAAATTACGCCCGCATCTTTTGAAAAAGTGATTACAACTTTTTTGATAAAACCTTTGATTGTTGCATTTTGAGGGGTCAGCTCCACCTTGCCTTCAATAATATCCGCCCTGAAATCCTTGTTATTATTGAATTTGCCGGCAAACCACTCGGTAATCTGGCCTACAACAATGCGGACGGCTTCGAGTCTTGCGCTGGAATCTTCAACGAAGCTTCCTTCCTTGAAGATGAAGCGTTTTACATTGCCCTTGTCTACAAGGAGAATGCTCTTTACAGGCTCTGTGTATTCCCACCTGATCGAATCGGGAGATAGGTAATAAAGCCGTCCTTTGCTGATGAGGGGCCTGCTCAGTATCCTGATGTCCTTTTTCTGTGTGAAGGCTCCTGATATGGACTTTACCTGAGACATGTTCTTTTCGATAGATTCCCAGCTCAGCGTCCACCCGGAAAGGACAAACGAAATGAAAAATAGAAACAGGACAAAGGCCTTTGAAGCATGCCTCATCAAATCATGCCCCCGTTAACAGAGAGAACCTGCCCCGTTATATACGATGCATCATCGGAGCATAAAAATCCGACGGCTTTTGCAACCTCTTCCGGTTTCCCCACACGGCCCATCGGAATGTGCTGGACAACAGCCTCAATGGGCAGATCCTTTATCATTTCTGTTTCGATGAGACCGGGCGCCACGGCGTTTACCCTTATGCCCAGCTTTGCCATCTCCTTTGCAAGAGCCTTGCAGGCTCCGATCAGTCCCGCTTTGGCTGCGGAATAATTGACCTGCCCGGCATTACCGATAATACCGGAGATGGATGCAATGGCTATTATATTACCATTTTTCTGCCGGATCATGCTTCTGAGAACCGGCTTTGTGACGTTGTAAAAACCCCTGAGAGATGTGTCTATGACGTTTTCCCAGCTCTGCCTCGATGTCATCGGGAAGAGGCCGTCACTGGTAATTCCTGCATTGTTTATAAGTACCTTTATGTATTTGTGCCTGTCCAGAAGGTCTTTTATGGCAGCAGCTGTTTCATCACCGTTTGCGACATCGAACTGCACTGTTTCGCCGTCTCCTCCCGACTCTTTTATTTCAGCAAGCGCAGCTTCCGCCGCATCCTTCCGCGAGTGGTAGTTTATGATGACATAATATCCCTTTGCCGCAAGCTCCATTGATATCGCCCTGCCTATGCCCCGGCCTCCTCCTGTAACAAGCGCTATTTCTGTCATAATTCCTCCATCACTTTCTTGCCAGTAAGCTTATCAAGGGATAAAAAATCAAGCCCCTTTTTCCTTATGCCCGTAATTGTCTCCTCCATCTGTGCGATAAGTTCCGAAACAGACACGCCTCCTGAGGGCGCCCTGTCATGAAGCATGATGATGCCGCCATCCCTGGCGCCTTTTAAAATATTACGGCCTATATTGCCGATTCGGCGGTTGCCGAAATCATACCCCCTTATGCCGAACATCACACAAAAAAGGCCAAGACGGGAAAGAATAGGCTCCAGTTTCGGATTGACAATACCTGCAGGTGGCCTGAACGTATATGCAGTTATACCGAACCCTTTAAGCACATCCTGACAGGATGCAATCTCATTATTCAGCCTGGCAGAAGTTTTCAGCATAATTAACGTGTCATGGTTCATGGTGTGGTTTCCCAGCGTATGGCCGTTATCAAGTATAAGTTTTATCAGTTCCGGATGAGCGGCTGCTTTTTTGCCGACAATAAAAAAATGGGCCTTAATCCCTTGTTTTCTTAACATCTCGATGACAGACGGGGTGCTTGCGGGATCAGGGCCGTCATCGAATGTGAGAGCTACCCCGTGAGAACCCGGTGCACCCCTCGTGATACAAGGCAGGAACATCTGCCACTCTGGAAAAAAAGGCGATGCCATGGAAACAATGACGAACAAGGAAAGCGGAATCAGGGCATAAACAGGACTGATCATTGAGACAATGATGGATGTAATAATGGCTGCAATCCCGATAAAAAATATTCGAGGGATTTTTCCGCTATTCATTTCCAGCCTTTTCAATGAGGAAAGGCTCGAAGCAGTACCAGTGCTCGGGATGTCTGCGTACCACGTCCTCATACATTTTAAGATACTTCACCGCCGCCTCTTGTATGACCTTTTCCTTATTTGACCGGTTTATTGAATCGAGAAAAATGGGCTGGTTATATTCGATCCGGTATTTTGCCCGGCCTGTCCTGATTATGAAAAAAACGAAGAGCGGAACCTGAAGCGTATATGCAAGTGCGAACGGCGAATATGGAAGCCTTACCATATGATCTAAAAATTCAAGTTTCATTGATTTCTGACTGTCGCTCCAGACCCTGTCCCCTGTCATTGAAACAAAGCCCTCGTTTTTAAGATATCGAAGTACTTCAAACACGTTAAGAGGTGCACTCTCGTTCTCGTCAACAGAAATGATCTTTATGCCCTTGCCCGAAATTTCAGTTTTCATCTGTGTTTCAATCTTCTGCGCCTGCTTTGAGCCAACGAAGAGCGCCACATTTATCCCTAAATCGGAAAGCTTTCTGGCTGCAAGTTCCCAGTTGCCTATATGAGACATTAGAAGAATGCCCCTTTTTCCGCTTTGATGGGCATTATATATATGCTCCCATCCTATACTCTCACAGGGGAATGCCCCTGTTGCCTCGACTATGAGCCTGTCGGTGAATACTGTTGAAAAATGATGAAACTGACGCCATGCGCATAAAAGGTAATAAAACCCTGACCTGCCGGGAAAGAGTGCACGGTAAAATTTCATGCTCAATCTGACCTGCGGTCTTGGCATAAGAAAATAGCATGTTGTGATGAACCATGTGAGAATTTCCGCAATGTATATCCCGGTCCTGGTGCCTGCGAGAAAATGCATGATTTTATAAAATAATACCTTCATGTAAGGAAATCCCGCCCGCTCACGGGCTCAGCCACAAACCATGTTTCTTCTCTTTGCTGTGCAGTAGCTTCACTGAGTACGAGTTTATAACCGGTCTCTTGGAGCATGAAAGAAATATCTTCCTTCGAACGCAGCCATATGGCGTTCCTTGCAACCTTGTTTCTCAGGATTTCAAGCCATCTTTCCCACGGGACTTTCTTTTCCGATGGTATCGTCACCCGCAGAATGAGTCTCCCGTCAGCAGCAAGCCTTGATTTTATTTCCAGGAGGATTTTCTTAAGATCCGTCTCGGGGATATAATGTATCATGTCAAGCATAAGCGCCGTGTCTATGGTTTCGGGATACGAGTCAAACGCCTGCGCAGTTGAAACATGAACCTCATCATCATCGCCTAGAACTCTGCCAGCAATCCTGATGCGCTCCCTGTCAGGGTCCAGAGCGCAAATCCTCATGCCGGGGAACAGGGTTTTCAGCCATACACCCTGAACGCCATATCCGCAGCCTATGTCCAGAACCGTACCGGTACTTTTCATGAAACCGGCGAGCTTAGGAAACATCGGGTCGAACTTCATCTTGAACCTGGCAAACATGCGGGCATAGACTTCCAGGTGTCTGAAGCGGGACATTACCAGTTTTATATGTTCAGGAGATCCCGGCTGGATGTCCTTCGCGGCAGGGAATGGAATCTGTCTGAATACACGCTTTAAAAGAGGGGGCAGAAGAAGGCATGTCCCGGCATATGTATACAATATGCCCAGTGTCGCAGAAAGGCCGGCGCTCGACAACAGGGGATGTCTGGCCAGGGCAAGGACTGAAAACCCCGTCAGAATTGCCGCTGCCGCCATAAGGACCGACGCCCTTATTGTTTTCATCGAAGGGTGTTTCTCATCGATGTAACGCTGTTGCATCCTCACAATATATATTGAAAACACTATTCCCAGACCAAGCACTACCACCGCCAGCATCAGCCCCGGGATATCAATAGGATGGCCTATCAGGGTAAACGTGCCGAATGTGCAGATAAGGGAAAACGCCACCGGCAAAAGAGTCAGGAAAGCAAGGGTTATGTCGAGGTAATAAAAGAGAAGCAGAAGTGCGAGCGCACTTCCCGCCGTGATGAGCGTTTTCATGAATATCCCGTGCACAAGGCCGGACAGCCTCTGGGTGAAAAGACCATAATCAAGCATGCTGCCGAGATTTTTACTATGGATTTCATCGAAAACAGGCTGGGCCTTATAGTCAGGTCCTGGCATGGCGGTGCTGATCAGCAGGTATTTTTTCCCCGGATCCTCCGTGAAAAGTCCCAGGAATTCATATGAACCGACAGTAAGGTCCGTCCCTGTTATTACGGGATTCTCAAGTAGTTCCATGAACGGCTCAAATGCATCTGCATTAAAACCGTATTCTTCTGAGGCCGGGATTATCTCTGATTTCAGTGCTTTTACCCTGTCTTTGTTCCAGAAGTCTTTCCAGTCCTGAAGGTTTAAGCTCGAAAGATATGACGAAGGAATAATATCGGAGAGTGTAAAGGATGAAGCCAGGGTTTTCTTTCCAACCTGCTCTTTGAAGAAAAGCGACATCCTGTCGGATATGTTTCTCAGGCCTTCGATGGAATCCCCTTCGGACAGAAAATATATCCTGCTGAAGACATCCCCCCAGACGGATTTGAATGTCTCTTCAGCCTTTATGGTTACAGGACCGACCGCATTCATCCTGTTCAAATCGGCGTTGAAGACCGGTTTTGCAAGAGCGGCCATGGTGATGCCGAAGACTGCGGCCAGGATAAATCCGGTCCATCCCGGCTTGAGGCTCAGAAATTCAGCGATCTTCTCAACAGGCAGCAGGGCGCTTCTTTTCGCAGGCGGCATGCTTATGAATATTCGCGGCTGCAGGGTATGGACAAATACAAATGTAAATACGGCTCCGAGTGCGGCAAACATGCCGACATCGGCCATGATCCTGAATCCGCTGAAGACAAGCGCCAGAAATGCCCCGGCAGTCGTGAACATGGCCATGAGTTCCACCGAGCGTATCTCATGCGAGGTCTCTTTGCCTGATGTCATGGAAGTCCTGTCCAGAAAAAGGAAAAAGGATATCCCGCTGTCCACGGTAAATGAAAGAATCGCTCCGCCAAAGCCAAGGGCCAGAAGCGACATTTCGGGCCTGATGATGGACAGGACAAACATGGCGGCGGTTGTGCCAGCCGCGCCGGGGAAAAAGGAAAGCAGCCCGATATAGGGTCTCGGAAAGCAAGTAATCAGGATAAAGGCTATGCCAAGAGTTGATACTATGGCAGCGAATATTACATCTCTTTTTGCGGTTTTTTCATTATCCATGGCAGAGCGGTAAGAGCCTATCGCATTGAGCTTTATTTTAGGCGTCCTGTTCCTTAAAGCATCTGATTCAAATTCATTCGAGATCCTGTTGAAAAGCTCGGATATCCGTCTTGAAAACTGAGTATCCATACCGGGATTCCTTGTATGGGCGACAACAAGGCAGTGCCTGCCGTCGGAACTGAATATCTGACCCTTATAGACCAAGGATCCTTTTACCTCCAGGAAATTTCTGAGCCTTTCAAGGATTATAAACCTCAACCCCAGCGGGTCTTTTGAGATCATATCCGACTGGCCTATACCTTCAAATCCGCCCAGGAGTTCTATGTCGGCATTCAGGCTATTCCTGATTGCCTCCTTGTTAATCAGCGGAAATATGCGTTCATTGAGATCCTGAGCCGAAAAGCTTCCGGGAAGATTGTCCGCAACCATATTTAATATGCGGGGCAAAGCACTGCCGGGATCATCTATCCCGATCTTTTCAAACAGGCCCGATTTCTTCATCTCGTTTTCAAGACGCAAGGCATATGAAGCAAGCAGGTCCTTGTCAGGTAAGGCCACACCTTCAAGGCAAAGGTCCACGGCCACCTTGTCCGGAAGCCTGTAGCGGTCGAATATCTTTTTGGCGTCTGATATTACCGGGTCGTAAGACGGCACTGATGACAATATGTCCGAACTCATCCTCAAATGAGACTGGGTCCACAGGCTCATCAAAATAAGCCCTGCGATGGTAAAAATCAGAAGCCTAAGATTGATGTTGTATCCCCGGAATTTCATGACATACTCATACGCTTTCTTGTCGCCTGCGGAAAAACAAGCCTCATGACAATCAGGCGAGTAAAGGTTGCAGAGTTCCTCAGGAAATCCACAAAAGGCCTGAAGTGAGAAACCCTCTTTCCGTTTTCAGGGTAGACGACACTGACAGGAACCTCATAGACCGGTATTTTATGCCAGTTCGCCAATACAAGAATTTCCACCTCAAACTGAAACCTGCTGGCCCTGCTTTTAAGGCTCAATATTTCCTTTACAGGGTAAATCCTGAACCCGCTCTGTGTATCTGTCAGAACGGGCCCCCCTGAAAGTTTTACCCAGAAGTTTGAAAATTTCCTTCCGAATCTGCTTGTCCAGGGAATACTTTCATCATCGAACATGTTTTTTCTGGCGCCTATGACAACAGGCCGTGCCCCCTCTTGTATTGATTCCATCAATCCTACGGCGTCACCAGGCACATGCTGCCCGTCTGCATCTATCGTTACGGCAAAATCGGCAATTTTAGATGCCTCTTTCAGGCCCGAGCGTATAGCCTCACCTTTGCCGATATTTCTTCCATGCCTGATAACCGTTATATTGTCATACCGTGCTAAAACTTCTGTTATCCCGTCAGTCGATCCGTCATCAACGACTATGACCGGCAGACCGAGTTCAATGCATCCGTCAAGCACAGAGGCCAGGGTTGCGGCATGGTTGTATACGGGGATGACAAAAGAGAACTGCATCCATCGGGTGTAAGATAAACGGCAGTATCATGTCAATGCTCATTAGCTCTTGTGGGACAACAATATCATTGTTCGCCTTATTAATTTTTCCTGCTTACTTTTTATATAAATTAATAATATAATATTAATGTACAATTAATACCTTTTCAGCGATCCTGTTTTTTAGGTTCAGTAGTCAGGCCACAGTTTTTAATTTTATCTTTGAGGAGTGAACATGAAAAACCTGAATTTGAAGATTTACACCCTGCCAGGTTGTTTGGTCGTATTGTTCCTTATTCTGCCGGGATGCAAATGGCAGGCCCCCGTCCTCAATGATCTTTCCGTAAAGGCAGTCAGTTCCAGGACAATAACCCTTGCACAGCCTGTGCTCATTAAAGCGGGCTATCCCGAGGCTTCGGTCAATGCCTTTATCGGGCCTTCCGGACAGATATCAGTCGACGGGTCAGATGTCAGCGGTTCAGCCGAAGGGCCGGTGGATGTCTCAAAAGGTAATTACCAGTTTAAAGGCCTGAACCCA of the Desulfomonilia bacterium genome contains:
- a CDS encoding polysaccharide deacetylase family protein translates to MNSGKIPRIFFIGIAAIITSIIVSMISPVYALIPLSLFVIVSMASPFFPEWQMFLPCITRGAPGSHGVALTFDDGPDPASTPSVIEMLRKQGIKAHFFIVGKKAAAHPELIKLILDNGHTLGNHTMNHDTLIMLKTSARLNNEIASCQDVLKGFGITAYTFRPPAGIVNPKLEPILSRLGLFCVMFGIRGYDFGNRRIGNIGRNILKGARDGGIIMLHDRAPSGGVSVSELIAQMEETITGIRKKGLDFLSLDKLTGKKVMEEL
- a CDS encoding glycerol-3-phosphate acyltransferase; translation: MKVIFFSACILLCSYLLGSINFTVIIFRLLGLDDPRMKFSGNPGTTNVYRIAGPFWAALVLVLDISRAGLVSIAALKLLPAQEIALAGFFLVLGNRYPCFHGFKGGKGVANYMGFVLFIIPVWGIIVTLLWPLIYKLVKITFIPSFVIITLMGIGLSLHFQFNPLFTAITAATILLIFAGHRKNVRQYISREKRLD
- a CDS encoding outer membrane lipoprotein carrier protein LolA, with translation MRHASKAFVLFLFFISFVLSGWTLSWESIEKNMSQVKSISGAFTQKKDIRILSRPLISKGRLYYLSPDSIRWEYTEPVKSILLVDKGNVKRFIFKEGSFVEDSSARLEAVRIVVGQITEWFAGKFNNNKDFRADIIEGKVELTPQNATIKGFIKKVVITFSKDAGVISAIEIIEVQGATTYLEFDNTEINKPLPDGIFTKVR
- a CDS encoding NAD(P)H-dependent oxidoreductase codes for the protein MKVLAISSSPRGGGQSKTEMLLEPLVQGMRDASADVEVVYLRNRKIHNCIGCYTCWTKTPGKCIHKDDMTAELFPKYISSDIVIFASPLYFYSVTAGMKTFIDRTLPMAEPFMIEKNGRSTHPLRCNIPMVVALSVAGFPDPGIFDQLSSWLRYIYKKDLIAEIYRPGAETLASSAFGKIKADIFDALKEAGREIILNKSVSEGIMKRITQPLIDKETFQLLANMWWKTCIKEGVTVKEAAEKKLIPRAENIPEFLAIMRIAFKPESAAGVKADIQFIFTGEAKRECMLHIENGTLETSEDIAFIKPDLIVSTPFELWMDIMFGKVDGGTAFIEGKYKAEGNLDMLMNFSRYFGAES
- a CDS encoding lysophospholipid acyltransferase family protein, which encodes MKVLFYKIMHFLAGTRTGIYIAEILTWFITTCYFLMPRPQVRLSMKFYRALFPGRSGFYYLLCAWRQFHHFSTVFTDRLIVEATGAFPCESIGWEHIYNAHQSGKRGILLMSHIGNWELAARKLSDLGINVALFVGSKQAQKIETQMKTEISGKGIKIISVDENESAPLNVFEVLRYLKNEGFVSMTGDRVWSDSQKSMKLEFLDHMVRLPYSPFALAYTLQVPLFVFFIIRTGRAKYRIEYNQPIFLDSINRSNKEKVIQEAAVKYLKMYEDVVRRHPEHWYCFEPFLIEKAGNE
- the fabG gene encoding 3-oxoacyl-ACP reductase FabG, with the protein product MTEIALVTGGGRGIGRAISMELAAKGYYVIINYHSRKDAAEAALAEIKESGGDGETVQFDVANGDETAAAIKDLLDRHKYIKVLINNAGITSDGLFPMTSRQSWENVIDTSLRGFYNVTKPVLRSMIRQKNGNIIAIASISGIIGNAGQVNYSAAKAGLIGACKALAKEMAKLGIRVNAVAPGLIETEMIKDLPIEAVVQHIPMGRVGKPEEVAKAVGFLCSDDASYITGQVLSVNGGMI
- a CDS encoding serine/threonine protein kinase, which gives rise to MTDFKVLTPDLIINSAEKAVGKRFTGLLIQHPSYINRVYELQAMDTERFVIKFYRPGRWSREAIEEEHAFIADCDAGEIPVVAPIKLSNGSTLMNIEGINLAVFPKKGGRMFEINNDEDWVRVGSIIGRIHAVGAKKDAPHRVRLHPGISTRADIEFLLEGGFIHPELRDAFKELCFQILDEITGLFGGVEYIRIHGDCHRGNLIERPGEGLMVIDLDDMMTGPPVHDLWLMLPDHYTRAKREIDLIMSGYEEFREFDYSTLKLIEPLRFMRIIYYLAWCARQGDDLDFKRDHPDWGNENFWAKELIDLRNQFQIIMEHKEEWNREHGNMLPDDDGDDGFYY
- a CDS encoding acyl carrier protein, whose amino-acid sequence is MEKKEIFDIIKEYFISQFEIPEDKIIMEALLKDDLGLDSIDALDMIGMLEARLNMEIEGEELKHIRTVSDVVEFILKKLQTR